From Gaiellales bacterium, one genomic window encodes:
- a CDS encoding FAD-dependent oxidoreductase, whose amino-acid sequence MVTPEDLSTIGLFAALAEEDRERVCRAAADIRLEPGEYAVHAGDGRALFAVLEGRLETVDVVDGVPRVVGGRGAGELIGEVPIALATTFPFGFRAAEPSRLLRLEANDYHAIAAVAPTIATQLGQVARERISGLQGIAADPPPPRAIVYGHRWDARCSDLRRFLDRNQVSFRWVSPESADAVEDWGEQAPADDDCPVIRVVGGKTVVRPQLSRVAELLGLDREPRAAEYDAVVVGAGPAGLAAAVYGASEGLRTLVVERDAPGGQAGTSSRIENYLGFPSGVSGDELASRALHQARRLGAEILVTRSITRIDAATRRVHLDGGDVISAATVILACGVTWRKLPIEGFDTLVGKGVFYGAARSEAPNTHGLDVHIVGAGNSAGQAALFFSTHARSVTILCRGSDLEKSMSRYLVDQLGRRANVRVEFGSEVAAVRGEQSLEAIEVRARESGEIRRVDSGGLFIFIGADAETEWLPPEVALDAKGFVLTGADAREHGRWPLDRDPYLLETSAPGIFACGDVRLSPVKRVASAVGEGSMAIAFVHQFLKQRAAEQAAAPVGT is encoded by the coding sequence TGACGCCCGAGGATCTGTCGACCATCGGCCTGTTCGCGGCGCTGGCGGAGGAGGATCGCGAGCGCGTCTGCAGGGCGGCGGCCGACATCCGCCTCGAGCCCGGGGAGTACGCCGTGCACGCGGGCGACGGGCGGGCCCTGTTCGCCGTGCTGGAGGGCCGCCTCGAGACCGTCGACGTGGTCGACGGCGTCCCGCGCGTGGTCGGCGGACGCGGTGCCGGCGAGCTGATCGGCGAGGTGCCCATCGCGCTTGCGACCACATTCCCGTTCGGGTTCCGCGCCGCCGAGCCGTCGCGGCTGCTCAGGTTGGAGGCCAACGACTACCACGCGATCGCCGCAGTGGCGCCCACCATCGCGACGCAGCTGGGCCAGGTCGCACGCGAGCGGATCAGCGGGCTGCAGGGCATCGCGGCGGATCCACCGCCGCCGCGCGCGATCGTCTACGGCCACCGCTGGGACGCGCGGTGCTCGGATCTGCGCCGGTTCCTCGACCGCAATCAGGTCAGCTTTCGCTGGGTCAGCCCTGAGTCGGCGGACGCGGTGGAGGATTGGGGCGAGCAGGCGCCGGCCGACGACGACTGTCCCGTGATCCGGGTGGTGGGAGGCAAGACGGTTGTGCGCCCACAGCTCAGCCGGGTGGCGGAGCTGCTCGGCCTCGACCGCGAGCCGCGGGCGGCGGAGTACGACGCCGTCGTCGTGGGCGCGGGGCCGGCAGGCCTTGCGGCCGCGGTCTACGGCGCCTCGGAGGGGCTGCGCACGCTCGTCGTCGAACGGGACGCGCCGGGAGGTCAGGCCGGCACGTCGTCGCGCATCGAGAACTACCTCGGGTTCCCGTCCGGTGTGTCGGGCGACGAGCTGGCGAGCCGGGCACTGCACCAGGCTCGGCGGCTGGGCGCCGAGATCCTGGTGACGCGCTCGATCACGCGGATCGACGCCGCGACGCGGCGGGTTCACCTGGACGGCGGCGACGTGATCAGCGCGGCGACGGTCATCCTCGCCTGCGGAGTCACCTGGCGGAAGCTGCCGATCGAGGGGTTTGACACGCTGGTCGGCAAGGGCGTGTTCTACGGCGCGGCGCGCAGCGAGGCGCCAAACACCCACGGGCTCGACGTGCACATCGTCGGAGCGGGCAACTCTGCCGGGCAGGCGGCGCTGTTCTTCTCCACGCACGCCCGCAGTGTCACCATCCTCTGCCGCGGGTCGGACCTCGAGAAGAGCATGTCGCGGTACCTCGTCGACCAGCTTGGCCGGCGCGCGAATGTCCGCGTCGAGTTCGGCAGCGAGGTCGCGGCCGTCCGCGGCGAGCAGTCGCTGGAGGCGATCGAGGTGCGGGCGCGCGAATCGGGGGAGATCCGACGAGTGGACTCCGGCGGGCTGTTCATCTTCATCGGCGCCGACGCCGAGACGGAGTGGCTGCCGCCGGAGGTCGCGCTCGACGCAAAGGGCTTCGTGCTGACCGGCGCCGACGCGCGCGAGCACGGCCGCTGGCCCCTCGACCGGGACCCGTACCTGCTCGAGACCAGTGCGCCGGGGATCTTCGCGTGCGGCGACGTGCGTCTCAGCCCGGTGAAGCGCGTGGCCTCGGCCGTGGGCGAGGGCAGCATGGCGATCGCCTTCGTCCACCAGTTCCTCAAGCAGCGGGCCGCCGAGCAGGCCGCGGCGCCCGTGGGGACGTAG
- a CDS encoding site-specific integrase — translation GLMRVERSMDQKGALIKPKSAAGTRTVPIPGALRDLLVSHKMLTWGDGLVFGSSAFTPFTPTAVHRRARLRWQRAGQEQIGLHECRHTYASLMIAAGVNAKALSEYMGHSSITITLDRYGHLMPGNESEAAALLDAYLLRADTAARVRQIQGAI, via the coding sequence GGGCTGATGCGCGTCGAGCGGTCGATGGATCAGAAGGGCGCGCTGATCAAGCCCAAATCAGCCGCTGGGACCCGGACGGTGCCGATCCCAGGGGCGCTGCGCGATCTGTTGGTCTCGCACAAGATGCTGACGTGGGGCGACGGGCTGGTGTTCGGCTCGTCCGCATTCACACCGTTCACCCCGACCGCGGTACATCGGCGGGCACGTCTTCGGTGGCAACGCGCCGGGCAGGAACAGATCGGGCTGCACGAGTGCCGACACACCTACGCGAGCCTGATGATCGCCGCGGGGGTCAACGCGAAGGCGCTCAGCGAGTACATGGGCCACAGCAGCATTACCATCACGCTCGACCGGTATGGTCACCTGATGCCAGGCAATGAAAGCGAAGCCGCAGCGCTGCTCGACGCCTACCTGTTGCGAGCGGACACGGCAGCTCGGGTGCGGCAGATCCAGGGCGCCATCTGA
- a CDS encoding nitronate monooxygenase has translation MILDDITEPIVLAPLAGGPSTPELVAAVCGAGAFGFLAAGYLSAEQLATELRALRGLTDRPFGVNLFCPPAAPAPPAAYAGYVEWLRAWARPRGLPLGEPRFSDDAYADKLDLLLGEPAAVVSFTFGCPDRATVARLHDRGSEVWVTVTTPHEAALAASAGADVLVAQGVEAGGHRGSFVDDDGDPRLALMPLLQLIRSQVDVPTVAAGGICTGAGIAAALAAGAGAAQLGTAFLLTPEAGTSAAQRRALMGDARTVLTRAFTGRTARGIHNAFIAEHEAHAVHAYPEVHYVTQPLRAAARQAGDPSMINLWAGQAYRLARAEPAADVVRRVAAESREAGLAG, from the coding sequence ATGATCCTCGACGACATCACGGAGCCGATCGTCCTCGCGCCGCTCGCGGGCGGGCCTTCGACGCCGGAGCTGGTTGCGGCGGTGTGCGGTGCCGGCGCCTTCGGCTTCCTCGCCGCCGGCTACCTGTCGGCCGAGCAGCTCGCCACAGAGCTTCGCGCGCTGCGCGGCCTCACCGACCGGCCGTTCGGCGTCAACCTCTTCTGCCCGCCGGCCGCCCCGGCGCCCCCGGCCGCGTATGCGGGATACGTCGAGTGGCTCCGCGCGTGGGCACGGCCACGCGGGCTTCCGCTCGGCGAGCCGCGCTTCAGCGACGACGCGTACGCTGACAAGCTCGACCTGTTGCTCGGCGAGCCGGCCGCGGTCGTGTCCTTCACGTTCGGCTGCCCCGATCGCGCCACCGTCGCGCGGCTCCACGACCGCGGCAGCGAGGTGTGGGTGACCGTCACCACGCCGCACGAGGCGGCGCTGGCCGCGAGCGCCGGCGCCGACGTCCTCGTGGCACAGGGCGTGGAGGCGGGCGGCCACCGCGGCTCATTCGTCGACGACGATGGCGACCCGCGGCTCGCCCTGATGCCGCTGCTCCAGCTGATCCGCTCCCAGGTCGACGTCCCGACCGTCGCGGCCGGCGGCATCTGTACCGGTGCCGGCATCGCCGCCGCTCTCGCCGCCGGCGCTGGCGCCGCCCAGCTGGGCACGGCGTTTCTCCTCACCCCCGAGGCCGGCACGTCGGCCGCGCAGCGCCGCGCGCTGATGGGCGATGCCCGCACGGTGCTCACGCGTGCCTTCACCGGCCGCACGGCTCGCGGAATCCACAACGCGTTCATCGCGGAGCACGAGGCCCATGCCGTGCACGCGTATCCCGAGGTGCACTATGTCACCCAGCCGCTGCGCGCGGCCGCCCGCCAGGCCGGGGACCCGTCGATGATCAACCTCTGGGCCGGCCAGGCGTACCGCCTCGCACGCGCGGAGCCCGCTGCGGACGTCGTCCGGCGCGTCGCAGCGGAGTCGCGGGAGGCGGGCCTGGCGGGCTAG
- a CDS encoding cupin domain-containing protein — protein MAHDVARLDSLPFRERPYREQDLPRFAASLTEALGLESSRATVWRYPPGARGRRHREGAQEEVFVVLEGTITLALGDPAEPVVVDAIGFARVGAGTEIQVRNESGAEALVLIWGAPPVTGQGEILDDIP, from the coding sequence ATGGCTCACGATGTCGCTCGCCTCGACAGCCTGCCGTTTCGGGAGCGACCGTACCGTGAGCAGGACCTGCCGCGGTTTGCCGCCAGCCTGACCGAGGCGCTCGGCCTTGAGAGCTCCCGTGCCACCGTATGGCGCTATCCGCCCGGCGCGCGGGGGCGCCGGCACCGCGAGGGCGCGCAGGAGGAGGTCTTCGTCGTGCTCGAGGGCACCATCACGCTCGCGCTCGGTGACCCGGCGGAGCCGGTCGTCGTGGACGCCATCGGGTTCGCCCGGGTCGGCGCCGGCACCGAGATCCAGGTACGCAACGAGTCCGGTGCCGAGGCGCTCGTCCTGATCTGGGGTGCGCCGCCGGTCACGGGACAGGGAGAGATCCTCGACGACATCCCGTGA